The sequence tggTACCTGTAGTTGGGAATTGACCTTTTGACTCCTTACTTTGCAAAGTAATTAGCAAAGCCTGTTCTGCTCCCAGGATTTGTTTTGATCTATATAAGATTATGGTTTTCTAAAGTCTGTGGAACTCTGTCAAGAATCTAAtaggatgggcgcctgggtggctcagtgggttaaagcctctgccttcagctcaggtcatgatcccagggtcccggggtcgagccccacatcgggctctctgctcagcggggagcctgcttcctcctctctctctgcctgcctctctgcctacttgtgatctctgtcaaataaataaataaaatcttttaaaaaaagaatctaatagGAATTTGGCAATATGTgagacatggtccctgccctcaaggagcgcACAGTCTGGTGAGAGGAATGGACAGATTTAGTTAGCAGGTGATAAATCCTGTGACAGTATTAGATTGATGATGACCGAGACAGGTGTGAGCCACACCTGTGTGATAGAGAATCTGAGGCTTAGATACATGCTAGTAAATTCCAAAGTCCGAATTTTACTCTAGTGGGTTCCCTTAGAGCCGTGTTCCTCACCCCTTAAGAAGACTTCATCCACAGAGGCGGTCAAGTGGATTGATAACTACGGATTCAGTGCCTCCCTGGCCATGGGCAGGACCTCCCTGACGCCAGAGCAGGACTTGCTGCAGAGAGGACTTTGTAGCCCCTGGGAGAAttagaggcagggaggggtgaggCTCTGGGTCTGGCCTGCCCCTCACCACCTGTGAGACCCTGGCCGCATGCAGACTCCAGGCAGTGAGCCTCCGGATCTGTACTCCTGTAGCTTCCCAGCCAGATTACAAGAGACCCCCATACCCTAGCTCCTTGtatccatttttgcttttctgaacATGACCCACAGTGCAAAATGCATTTCATGTTGTGACCCAGTAGGCAGCTCTCACAGACACAGAGGCCACCCTTGTAACAGGCAGTGTGCTCCTGTCCCTCCCTGTTCCCTTGGAAGAAAAGCTGATCTTGCAAAAGAGAATGTGCTGTACAGACACAGGTGAAACTAGTCTAAGCTGTTAGAAATCAGGAGGGCTGTCACCGTCACCTTAGGGAGAGGGGCTCAGGGAAGCCTCTCacattcttcttctccctcttggTGTGTTCAGCTTCCAAAAATTCAAACTCCCTTTTTACGGGTTCCCTCGTGTATGGTAGTACcttggcaaaaggaaaaaaatttccgACCCAGGAGTGGATGGCGAGTCACAACTTACAGGACCTTCGACCTAGGAGATGTTCACTCATTCCAGGGTGGGTCCGATCTTTGTGTCAAGAAATGCCTTCGTCAAGGCCAGAAGTACACAGTGGAGGATTTGGGGGGTTGTTTTTGCCGCTGCTATAAAACAGTCTCCTTTCTCCCGGGGCAGCCGATGCCGAGGCCCTACCGCCAGGTGAGCTTCCCAGACGACGACGAGGAGATCGTGCGCATCAACCCGAGGGAGAAGATCTGGCTGACGGGCTACGAGGACTACCGGCACGCGCCCGTGAGGGGCAAGTCCCCGGACACGTCAGAGGACGCCGACTCGTACGTGCGCTTTGCCAAGGGCGAGGTCCCCAAGCACGACTACAATTACCCGTACGTGGACTCCTCGGACTTCGGGCTCGGCGAGGACCCCAAAGGGCGCGGGGGCGGCGTGATCAAGACCCAGCCGTCCCGGGGCAAGTCCCGGCGGCGGAAGGAGGACGGCGAGCGCTCCCGGTGCGAGTACTGCAGGGACATGTTCAACCACGAGGAGAACCGGAGGGGCCACTGTCAGGACGCGCCCGACTCCGTGAGAACTTGCATCCGCCGCGTGAGCTGTATGTGGTGTGCGGACAGCATGCTCTATCACTGTATGTCGGACCCCGAGGGAGACTATACAGACCCCTGCTCGTGCGATACTAGCGACGAGAAGTTTTGCCTCCGGTGGATGGCTCTTATTGCCTTGTCTTTCCTGGCCCCCTGTATGTGCTGTTACCTGCCCCTTCGGGCCTGCTACCACTGCGGAGTGATGTGCAGGTGCTGCGGTGGGAAGCACAAAGCGGCcgt comes from Mustela nigripes isolate SB6536 chromosome 7, MUSNIG.SB6536, whole genome shotgun sequence and encodes:
- the SPRED2 gene encoding sprouty-related, EVH1 domain-containing protein 2 isoform X2; translated protein: MTRDDSSGGWFPQEGGGISRVGVCKVMHPEGNGRSGFLIHGERQKDKLVVLECYVRKDLVYTKANPTFHHWKVDNRKFGLTFQSPADARAFDRGVRKAIEDLIEGSTTSSSTIHNEAELGDDDVFTTATDSSSNSSQKREQPTRTISSPTSCEHRRIYTLGHLHDSYPTDHCHLEQPMPRPYRQVSFPDDDEEIVRINPREKIWLTGYEDYRHAPVRGKSPDTSEDADSYVRFAKGEVPKHDYNYPYVDSSDFGLGEDPKGRGGGVIKTQPSRGKSRRRKEDGERSRCEYCRDMFNHEENRRGHCQDAPDSVRTCIRRVSCMWCADSMLYHCMSDPEGDYTDPCSCDTSDEKFCLRWMALIALSFLAPCMCCYLPLRACYHCGVMCRCCGGKHKAAV
- the SPRED2 gene encoding sprouty-related, EVH1 domain-containing protein 2 isoform X1 codes for the protein MTEETHPDDDSYIVRVKAVVMTRDDSSGGWFPQEGGGISRVGVCKVMHPEGNGRSGFLIHGERQKDKLVVLECYVRKDLVYTKANPTFHHWKVDNRKFGLTFQSPADARAFDRGVRKAIEDLIEGSTTSSSTIHNEAELGDDDVFTTATDSSSNSSQKREQPTRTISSPTSCEHRRIYTLGHLHDSYPTDHCHLEQPMPRPYRQVSFPDDDEEIVRINPREKIWLTGYEDYRHAPVRGKSPDTSEDADSYVRFAKGEVPKHDYNYPYVDSSDFGLGEDPKGRGGGVIKTQPSRGKSRRRKEDGERSRCEYCRDMFNHEENRRGHCQDAPDSVRTCIRRVSCMWCADSMLYHCMSDPEGDYTDPCSCDTSDEKFCLRWMALIALSFLAPCMCCYLPLRACYHCGVMCRCCGGKHKAAV